The Macaca fascicularis isolate 582-1 chromosome 12, T2T-MFA8v1.1 genome has a segment encoding these proteins:
- the INPP1 gene encoding inositol polyphosphate 1-phosphatase, which produces MSDILRELLCVSEKAANIARACRQQEALFQLLIEEKKEEEKNKKFAVDFKTLADVLVQEVIKQNMENKFPGLEKHIFGEESNEFTNDLGEKITLRLCSTEEETAELLSKVLNGNKVASEALARVVHQDVAFTDPTLDSTEISVPQDILGIWVDPIDSTYQYIKGSADIKSNQGIFPCGLQCVTILIGVYDIQTGVPLMGVINQPFVSRDPNTLRWKGQCYWGLSYMGTNMHSLQLTISRRSGSEIHAGNTGSEAAFSPSFSAVISTSEKETIKAALSRVCGDRIFGAAGAGYKSLCVVQGLVDIYIFSEDTTFKWDSCAAHAILRAMGGGIVDLKECLERNPETGLDLPQLVYHVENEGAAGVDRWANKGGLIAYRSRKQLETFLSLLVQNLASAETQT; this is translated from the exons ATGTCAGATATCCTCCGGGAACTGCTCTGTGTCTCTGAGAAGGCTGCTAACATTGCCCGGGCATGCAGGCAGCAGGAGGCCCTCTTCCAGCTGTTgattgaagaaaagaaagaggaagaaaagaacaagaagtTTGCAGTTGACTTCAAGACGCTGGCTGATGTACTGGTACAGGAAGTTATAAAACAGAATATGGAGAACAAG TTTCCAGGCttggaaaaacatatttttggagAAGAATCCAATGAGTTTACTAATGATTTGG GGGAAAAGATTACCTTGAGGTTGTGTTCAACAGAGGAAGAAACAGCAGAGCTTCTTAGCAAAGTCCTCAATGGTAACAAGGTGGCATCTGAAGCATTAGCCAGGGTTGTTCATCAGGATGTTGCCTTTACTGACCCAACTCTGGATTCCACGGAGATCAGTGTTCCACAGGACATTTTGGGAATTTGGGTGGACCCCATAG ATTCAACTTATCAGTATATAAAAGGTTCTGCTGACATTAAATCCAACCAGGGAATCTTCCCCTGTGGACTTCAGTGTGTCACCATTTTAATTGGTGTCTATGACATACAGACAGGGGTTCCCCTGATGGGAGTCATCAATCAACCTTTTGTGTCACGAGACCCAAACACCCTCAG GTGGAAAGGACAGTGCTATTGGGGCCTTTCTTACATGGGGACGAACATGCATTCACTTCAGCTCACCATCTCTAGAAGGAGCGGCAGTGAAATACACGCTGGAAACACAGGCTCTGAGGCAGCATTCTCCCCCAGTTTTTCAGCCGTCATTAGTACAAGTGAAAAGGAGACTATCAAAGCTGCATTGTCACGTGTATGTGGAGATCGCATATTCGGGGCAGCTGGGGCTGGTTATAAGAGCCTTTGTGTTGTCCAAGGCCTCGTTGACATTTACATCTTTTCAGAAGATACCACGTTCAAGTGGGACTCTTGTGCTGCTCATGCCATACTGCGGGCCATGGGTGGGGGAATAGTAGACTTGAAAGAATGCTTAGAAAGAAATCCAGAAACAGGGCTTGATTTGCCACAGTTGGTGTACCACGTGGAAAATGAGGGTGCTGCTGGGGTGGATCGGTGGGCCAACAAGGGAGGACTCATTGCATACAGATCCAGGAAGCA